The following proteins are encoded in a genomic region of Cricetulus griseus strain 17A/GY chromosome 7, alternate assembly CriGri-PICRH-1.0, whole genome shotgun sequence:
- the Nbr1 gene encoding next to BRCA1 gene 1 protein isoform X2 — MEPQVTLNVTFKNETQSFLVSDPENTTWADVEAMVKVSFDLNTIQIKYLDEENEEVSINSQEEYEEALKMANIKQGNQLQMQVHEGCHVVDETFPPTVVEKQVAARTGKKPLAHSSLVRVLGSDMKTTEEPAAQPCPLVTQPCPCDTDQSQDKPPDWFTSYLETFREQVVKETVEKLEQRLQEKLVLQKSPLCSSPSEVSMPVSEETQFVQENQFSWHIACSQCQKRIIGVRYQCSLCPSYNICEDCEAGPYAHDDNHILLKLRRPVLISSEPFSHLKYPTPRLPAALEQVRLQKQVDKNFVKAEKQRLRAEKKQRKAEVKELKKQLKLHRKIHLWNSIHGLQSPRSPLGRPESMLQSNTLMLPLQPCAPVMPTLSAAFVDENLPDGTHLQPGTKFIKHWRMKNTGNVKWSTDTKLKFMWGNLTLASTEMKDVLVPCLKAGHVGVVSVEFIAPTLEGTYTSHWRLSHKGQQFGPRVWCSIIVDPFPSSESLDNIQRGLVSSSKADDFTCEQEEAFLLAEEEVPLSEVTKQTEGTGTSTPQKTQSVASERELYIPSVDLLTAQDLLSFELLDINIVQELERVPHNTPVDSTISTKRKAEATASVEETEEDLSGTQFVCETVIRSLTLDAAPDHNPPCRQRSPQRELQLQPTEEQPPVVLPGFCRKDSSLKFALPEEGPLGDEREEIVHIAEEDELQDEVQSQSSASSEDYIIILPECFDTSRPLGDSMYSSALSQPGLERGAESEPGIEAGQEPTEAEERLPAGESQPQAQSISDILTTSQTLDTVPLVPEVVGLPPPLSRSSPSAQHGSPGVDSPVTTQEVPSVPDQIRGEPRGSSGLVNSRQKSYDQSRHNNGSSIAGGLVKGALSVAASAYKALFSGPPVTAQPIVSEDQTAALMAHLFEMGFCDRQLNLRLLRKHNYNILQVVTELLHINNNDWYSHRY, encoded by the exons GTAAAAGTTTCATTTGATCTGAATACTATTCAAATAAAATACCTGGATGAGGAAAATGAGGAG GTATCCATCAATAGTCAAG AAGAATATGAAGAAGCACTTAAG ATGGCTAACATTAAGCAAGGAAACCAACTACAGATGCAAGTCCATGAAGGGTGCCATGTGGTAGATGAAACATTCCCCCCAACTGTAGTAGAAAAACAAGTGGCTGCCAGGACAGGGAAGAAGCCTCTTGCACATTCTTCACTGGTGAGAGTCCTAGGATCAGATATGAAGACCACAGAGGAGCCTGCAGCACAG CCATGTCCACTTGTGACACAGCCATGTCCTTGTGACACAGACCAATCTCAAGACAAGCCCCCAGACTGGTTCACAAGCTACCTGGAGACG TTCAGAGAACAAGTGGTTAAGGAAACGGTGGAGAAGCTTGAACAGAGGTTGCAAGAGAAGCTTGTCCTCCAGAAGTCACCCTTGTGTTCCTCACCCTCAGAAGTTTCAATGCCTGTTTCAGAGGAAACACAGTTTGTACAAGAGAACCAGTTCAGCTGGCATATTGCTTGCAGCCAGTGCCAAAAAAGGATCATTGGTGTGCGTTACCAGTGTAG CCTGTGCCCATCCTACAACATCTGTGAAGACTGTGAAGCTGGACCATACGCTCATGATGATAACCATATCCTGCTAAAGTTGCGGAGACCTGTTTTGATTtcctctgagccattttcccacTTAAAATATCCCACTCCTCGTCTTCCTGCTGCTCTTGAACAAGTCAG ACTCCAGAAACAGGTGGATAAGAACTTTGTgaaagcagaaaagcaaagatTGCGTGCTGAGAAGAAACAGCGGAAAGCAGAGGTCAAAGAGCTTAAAAAGCAGCTTAAACTCCACAGGAAGATTCATTTGTGGAATTCGATCCATGGACTCCAGAGTCCCAGGTCCCCCTTGGGCCGACCTGAGAGCATGCTGCAGTCTAACACCCTTAT GCTTCCTTTGCAACCCTGTGCCCCTGTTATGCCAACGCTTAGTGCAGCATTTGTGGATGAGAATTTGCCTGATGGGACTCATCTTCAGCCGGGAACCAAGTTCATCAAACACTGGAGGatgaaaaatacaggaaatgtgAAATGGAGTACAGACACAAAG CTCAAGTTCATGTGGGGAAACTTGACATTGGCTTCTACAGAAATGAAGGATGTTTTGGTTCCCTGCTTGAAGGCTGGCCATGTGGGGGTTGTGTCTGTTGAGTTCATCGCTCCAACCTTAGAAGGAACATATACTTCGCATTGGCGTCTTTCCCACAAAGGCCAGCAGTTTGGGCCTCGGGTCTGGTGCAGTATCATAGTGGATCCTTTCCCCTCTTCTGAGAGCCTCGATAACATTCAAAGGGGCCTGGTGAGCTCAAGCAAAGCTGATGACTTCACCTGTGAGCAAGAG GAAGCTTTTCTTCTAGCTGAAGAAGAGGTTCCATTGAGTGAAGTGACAAAGCAGACAGAAGGAACAGGAACCAGTACCCCACAGAAGACACAGAGTGTCGCCAGTGAGAGAGAACTGTACATTCCATCTGTGGACCTTCTGACTGCCCAG GACCTGCTGTCCTTTGAGCTGCTGGATATAAACATTGTCCAAGAATTGGAGAGAGTGCCCCACAACACCCCTGTGG ATTCCACCATATCAACAAAGAGGAAGGCCGAGGCCACTGCTTCAGTGGAAGAAACGGAGGAAGACCTGAGTGGGACCCAGTTTGTGTGTGAGACTGTAATCCGATCCCTTACCTTGGATGCTGCTCCAGACCACAACCCACCCTGTAGGCAGAGGTCCCCACAGA GGGAATTGCAGCTTCAGCCCACAGAGGAGCAGCCGCCAGTTGTGCTACCTGGATTCTGCAGAAAAGATTCTTCCT TGAAATTTGCCTTGCCTGAAGAAGGACCACTTGGAGATGAAAGGGAAGAGATTGTCCACATTGCTGAGGAAGACGAACTCCAAGATGAAGTTCAGAGTcagtcttctgcttcctctgaagATTATATCATCATCCTGCCTGAGTGCTTTGATACCAGCCGCCCCCTGGGGGACTCCATGTACAGCTCTGCACTCTCACAGCCAGGCCTGGAGCGAGGGGCTGAAAGCGAACCTGGGATCGAGGCTGGGCAGGAGCCAACTGAGGCTGAAGAGAGACTCCCTGCAGGGGAGAGCCAGCCACAGGCACAGAGCATCAGTGACATCCTCACAacctcacagactctggacacAGTGCCCCTAGTCCCTGAGGTGGTAGGACTTCCACCACCACTGTCCAG GAGCTCCCCTAGTGCACAGCACGGGTCCCCAGGAGTGGATTCACCAGTTACTACCCAAGAAGTTCCTTCAGTCCCTGATCAAATCAGAGGAG AGCCCAGAGGCTCCTCAGGACTGGTAAACAGCAGACAGAAGAGCTATGACCAGTCAAG GCACAACAATGGGAGCAGCATTGCTGGAGGACTGGTGAAGGGGGCTTTGTCTGTTGCTGCCTCTGCGTACAAGGCCCTATTTTCTGGGCCACCAGTCACTGCACAG CCCATTGTTTCTGAAGATCAGACAGCAGCCCTGATGGCCCATCTCTTTGAAATGGGATTCTGCGACAGGCAGCTGAATCTAAGGCTGCTGAGAAAACACAATTACAATATCCTCCAGGTTGTGACAGAGCTCCTTCACATCAACAACAACGACTGGTACAGCCACCGCTACTGA
- the Nbr1 gene encoding next to BRCA1 gene 1 protein isoform X1: MEPQVTLNVTFKNETQSFLVSDPENTTWADVEAMVKVSFDLNTIQIKYLDEENEEVSINSQEEYEEALKMANIKQGNQLQMQVHEGCHVVDETFPPTVVEKQVAARTGKKPLAHSSLVRVLGSDMKTTEEPAAQPCPLVTQPCPCDTDQSQDKPPDWFTSYLETFREQVVKETVEKLEQRLQEKLVLQKSPLCSSPSEVSMPVSEETQFVQENQFSWHIACSQCQKRIIGVRYQCSLCPSYNICEDCEAGPYAHDDNHILLKLRRPVLISSEPFSHLKYPTPRLPAALEQVRLQKQVDKNFVKAEKQRLRAEKKQRKAEVKELKKQLKLHRKIHLWNSIHGLQSPRSPLGRPESMLQSNTLMLPLQPCAPVMPTLSAAFVDENLPDGTHLQPGTKFIKHWRMKNTGNVKWSTDTKLKFMWGNLTLASTEMKDVLVPCLKAGHVGVVSVEFIAPTLEGTYTSHWRLSHKGQQFGPRVWCSIIVDPFPSSESLDNIQRGLVSSSKADDFTCEQEEAFLLAEEEVPLSEVTKQTEGTGTSTPQKTQSVASERELYIPSVDLLTAQDLLSFELLDINIVQELERVPHNTPVDMTPCMSPLPHDSPLIEKPGLGQIQEESEGAGFKALPDSTISTKRKAEATASVEETEEDLSGTQFVCETVIRSLTLDAAPDHNPPCRQRSPQRELQLQPTEEQPPVVLPGFCRKDSSLKFALPEEGPLGDEREEIVHIAEEDELQDEVQSQSSASSEDYIIILPECFDTSRPLGDSMYSSALSQPGLERGAESEPGIEAGQEPTEAEERLPAGESQPQAQSISDILTTSQTLDTVPLVPEVVGLPPPLSRSSPSAQHGSPGVDSPVTTQEVPSVPDQIRGEPRGSSGLVNSRQKSYDQSRHNNGSSIAGGLVKGALSVAASAYKALFSGPPVTAQPIVSEDQTAALMAHLFEMGFCDRQLNLRLLRKHNYNILQVVTELLHINNNDWYSHRY; this comes from the exons GTAAAAGTTTCATTTGATCTGAATACTATTCAAATAAAATACCTGGATGAGGAAAATGAGGAG GTATCCATCAATAGTCAAG AAGAATATGAAGAAGCACTTAAG ATGGCTAACATTAAGCAAGGAAACCAACTACAGATGCAAGTCCATGAAGGGTGCCATGTGGTAGATGAAACATTCCCCCCAACTGTAGTAGAAAAACAAGTGGCTGCCAGGACAGGGAAGAAGCCTCTTGCACATTCTTCACTGGTGAGAGTCCTAGGATCAGATATGAAGACCACAGAGGAGCCTGCAGCACAG CCATGTCCACTTGTGACACAGCCATGTCCTTGTGACACAGACCAATCTCAAGACAAGCCCCCAGACTGGTTCACAAGCTACCTGGAGACG TTCAGAGAACAAGTGGTTAAGGAAACGGTGGAGAAGCTTGAACAGAGGTTGCAAGAGAAGCTTGTCCTCCAGAAGTCACCCTTGTGTTCCTCACCCTCAGAAGTTTCAATGCCTGTTTCAGAGGAAACACAGTTTGTACAAGAGAACCAGTTCAGCTGGCATATTGCTTGCAGCCAGTGCCAAAAAAGGATCATTGGTGTGCGTTACCAGTGTAG CCTGTGCCCATCCTACAACATCTGTGAAGACTGTGAAGCTGGACCATACGCTCATGATGATAACCATATCCTGCTAAAGTTGCGGAGACCTGTTTTGATTtcctctgagccattttcccacTTAAAATATCCCACTCCTCGTCTTCCTGCTGCTCTTGAACAAGTCAG ACTCCAGAAACAGGTGGATAAGAACTTTGTgaaagcagaaaagcaaagatTGCGTGCTGAGAAGAAACAGCGGAAAGCAGAGGTCAAAGAGCTTAAAAAGCAGCTTAAACTCCACAGGAAGATTCATTTGTGGAATTCGATCCATGGACTCCAGAGTCCCAGGTCCCCCTTGGGCCGACCTGAGAGCATGCTGCAGTCTAACACCCTTAT GCTTCCTTTGCAACCCTGTGCCCCTGTTATGCCAACGCTTAGTGCAGCATTTGTGGATGAGAATTTGCCTGATGGGACTCATCTTCAGCCGGGAACCAAGTTCATCAAACACTGGAGGatgaaaaatacaggaaatgtgAAATGGAGTACAGACACAAAG CTCAAGTTCATGTGGGGAAACTTGACATTGGCTTCTACAGAAATGAAGGATGTTTTGGTTCCCTGCTTGAAGGCTGGCCATGTGGGGGTTGTGTCTGTTGAGTTCATCGCTCCAACCTTAGAAGGAACATATACTTCGCATTGGCGTCTTTCCCACAAAGGCCAGCAGTTTGGGCCTCGGGTCTGGTGCAGTATCATAGTGGATCCTTTCCCCTCTTCTGAGAGCCTCGATAACATTCAAAGGGGCCTGGTGAGCTCAAGCAAAGCTGATGACTTCACCTGTGAGCAAGAG GAAGCTTTTCTTCTAGCTGAAGAAGAGGTTCCATTGAGTGAAGTGACAAAGCAGACAGAAGGAACAGGAACCAGTACCCCACAGAAGACACAGAGTGTCGCCAGTGAGAGAGAACTGTACATTCCATCTGTGGACCTTCTGACTGCCCAG GACCTGCTGTCCTTTGAGCTGCTGGATATAAACATTGTCCAAGAATTGGAGAGAGTGCCCCACAACACCCCTGTGG ATATGACTCCCTGCATGTCTCCTCTGCCACATGACAGTCCTTTAATAGAGAAGCCAGGCTTGGGGCAGATACAGGAAGAGAGTGAAGGGGCGGGATTTAAAGCACTTCCTG ATTCCACCATATCAACAAAGAGGAAGGCCGAGGCCACTGCTTCAGTGGAAGAAACGGAGGAAGACCTGAGTGGGACCCAGTTTGTGTGTGAGACTGTAATCCGATCCCTTACCTTGGATGCTGCTCCAGACCACAACCCACCCTGTAGGCAGAGGTCCCCACAGA GGGAATTGCAGCTTCAGCCCACAGAGGAGCAGCCGCCAGTTGTGCTACCTGGATTCTGCAGAAAAGATTCTTCCT TGAAATTTGCCTTGCCTGAAGAAGGACCACTTGGAGATGAAAGGGAAGAGATTGTCCACATTGCTGAGGAAGACGAACTCCAAGATGAAGTTCAGAGTcagtcttctgcttcctctgaagATTATATCATCATCCTGCCTGAGTGCTTTGATACCAGCCGCCCCCTGGGGGACTCCATGTACAGCTCTGCACTCTCACAGCCAGGCCTGGAGCGAGGGGCTGAAAGCGAACCTGGGATCGAGGCTGGGCAGGAGCCAACTGAGGCTGAAGAGAGACTCCCTGCAGGGGAGAGCCAGCCACAGGCACAGAGCATCAGTGACATCCTCACAacctcacagactctggacacAGTGCCCCTAGTCCCTGAGGTGGTAGGACTTCCACCACCACTGTCCAG GAGCTCCCCTAGTGCACAGCACGGGTCCCCAGGAGTGGATTCACCAGTTACTACCCAAGAAGTTCCTTCAGTCCCTGATCAAATCAGAGGAG AGCCCAGAGGCTCCTCAGGACTGGTAAACAGCAGACAGAAGAGCTATGACCAGTCAAG GCACAACAATGGGAGCAGCATTGCTGGAGGACTGGTGAAGGGGGCTTTGTCTGTTGCTGCCTCTGCGTACAAGGCCCTATTTTCTGGGCCACCAGTCACTGCACAG CCCATTGTTTCTGAAGATCAGACAGCAGCCCTGATGGCCCATCTCTTTGAAATGGGATTCTGCGACAGGCAGCTGAATCTAAGGCTGCTGAGAAAACACAATTACAATATCCTCCAGGTTGTGACAGAGCTCCTTCACATCAACAACAACGACTGGTACAGCCACCGCTACTGA
- the Nbr1 gene encoding next to BRCA1 gene 1 protein isoform X3 gives MEPQVTLNVTFKNETQSFLVSDPENTTWADVEAMVKVSFDLNTIQIKYLDEENEEVSINSQEEYEEALKMANIKQGNQLQMQVHEGCHVVDETFPPTVVEKQVAARTGKKPLAHSSLVRVLGSDMKTTEEPAAQPCPLVTQPCPCDTDQSQDKPPDWFTSYLETFREQVVKETVEKLEQRLQEKLVLQKSPLCSSPSEVSMPVSEETQFVQENQFSWHIACSQCQKRIIGVRYQCSLCPSYNICEDCEAGPYAHDDNHILLKLRRPVLISSEPFSHLKYPTPRLPAALEQVRLQKQVDKNFVKAEKQRLRAEKKQRKAEVKELKKQLKLHRKIHLWNSIHGLQSPRSPLGRPESMLQSNTLMLPLQPCAPVMPTLSAAFVDENLPDGTHLQPGTKFIKHWRMKNTGNVKWSTDTKLKFMWGNLTLASTEMKDVLVPCLKAGHVGVVSVEFIAPTLEGTYTSHWRLSHKGQQFGPRVWCSIIVDPFPSSESLDNIQRGLVSSSKADDFTCEQEEAFLLAEEEVPLSEVTKQTEGTGTSTPQKTQSVASERELYIPSVDLLTAQDLLSFELLDINIVQELERVPHNTPVDMTPCMSPLPHDSPLIEKPGLGQIQEESEGAGFKALPDSTISTKRKAEATASVEETEEDLSGTQFVCETVIRSLTLDAAPDHNPPCRQRSPQRELQLQPTEEQPPVVLPGFCRKDSSLKFALPEEGPLGDEREEIVHIAEEDELQDEVQSQSSASSEDYIIILPECFDTSRPLGDSMYSSALSQPGLERGAESEPGIEAGQEPTEAEERLPAGESQPQAQSISDILTTSQTLDTVPLVPEVVGLPPPLSRSSPSAQHGSPGVDSPVTTQEVPSVPDQIRGEPRGSSGLVNSRQKSYDQSSPLFLKIRQQP, from the exons GTAAAAGTTTCATTTGATCTGAATACTATTCAAATAAAATACCTGGATGAGGAAAATGAGGAG GTATCCATCAATAGTCAAG AAGAATATGAAGAAGCACTTAAG ATGGCTAACATTAAGCAAGGAAACCAACTACAGATGCAAGTCCATGAAGGGTGCCATGTGGTAGATGAAACATTCCCCCCAACTGTAGTAGAAAAACAAGTGGCTGCCAGGACAGGGAAGAAGCCTCTTGCACATTCTTCACTGGTGAGAGTCCTAGGATCAGATATGAAGACCACAGAGGAGCCTGCAGCACAG CCATGTCCACTTGTGACACAGCCATGTCCTTGTGACACAGACCAATCTCAAGACAAGCCCCCAGACTGGTTCACAAGCTACCTGGAGACG TTCAGAGAACAAGTGGTTAAGGAAACGGTGGAGAAGCTTGAACAGAGGTTGCAAGAGAAGCTTGTCCTCCAGAAGTCACCCTTGTGTTCCTCACCCTCAGAAGTTTCAATGCCTGTTTCAGAGGAAACACAGTTTGTACAAGAGAACCAGTTCAGCTGGCATATTGCTTGCAGCCAGTGCCAAAAAAGGATCATTGGTGTGCGTTACCAGTGTAG CCTGTGCCCATCCTACAACATCTGTGAAGACTGTGAAGCTGGACCATACGCTCATGATGATAACCATATCCTGCTAAAGTTGCGGAGACCTGTTTTGATTtcctctgagccattttcccacTTAAAATATCCCACTCCTCGTCTTCCTGCTGCTCTTGAACAAGTCAG ACTCCAGAAACAGGTGGATAAGAACTTTGTgaaagcagaaaagcaaagatTGCGTGCTGAGAAGAAACAGCGGAAAGCAGAGGTCAAAGAGCTTAAAAAGCAGCTTAAACTCCACAGGAAGATTCATTTGTGGAATTCGATCCATGGACTCCAGAGTCCCAGGTCCCCCTTGGGCCGACCTGAGAGCATGCTGCAGTCTAACACCCTTAT GCTTCCTTTGCAACCCTGTGCCCCTGTTATGCCAACGCTTAGTGCAGCATTTGTGGATGAGAATTTGCCTGATGGGACTCATCTTCAGCCGGGAACCAAGTTCATCAAACACTGGAGGatgaaaaatacaggaaatgtgAAATGGAGTACAGACACAAAG CTCAAGTTCATGTGGGGAAACTTGACATTGGCTTCTACAGAAATGAAGGATGTTTTGGTTCCCTGCTTGAAGGCTGGCCATGTGGGGGTTGTGTCTGTTGAGTTCATCGCTCCAACCTTAGAAGGAACATATACTTCGCATTGGCGTCTTTCCCACAAAGGCCAGCAGTTTGGGCCTCGGGTCTGGTGCAGTATCATAGTGGATCCTTTCCCCTCTTCTGAGAGCCTCGATAACATTCAAAGGGGCCTGGTGAGCTCAAGCAAAGCTGATGACTTCACCTGTGAGCAAGAG GAAGCTTTTCTTCTAGCTGAAGAAGAGGTTCCATTGAGTGAAGTGACAAAGCAGACAGAAGGAACAGGAACCAGTACCCCACAGAAGACACAGAGTGTCGCCAGTGAGAGAGAACTGTACATTCCATCTGTGGACCTTCTGACTGCCCAG GACCTGCTGTCCTTTGAGCTGCTGGATATAAACATTGTCCAAGAATTGGAGAGAGTGCCCCACAACACCCCTGTGG ATATGACTCCCTGCATGTCTCCTCTGCCACATGACAGTCCTTTAATAGAGAAGCCAGGCTTGGGGCAGATACAGGAAGAGAGTGAAGGGGCGGGATTTAAAGCACTTCCTG ATTCCACCATATCAACAAAGAGGAAGGCCGAGGCCACTGCTTCAGTGGAAGAAACGGAGGAAGACCTGAGTGGGACCCAGTTTGTGTGTGAGACTGTAATCCGATCCCTTACCTTGGATGCTGCTCCAGACCACAACCCACCCTGTAGGCAGAGGTCCCCACAGA GGGAATTGCAGCTTCAGCCCACAGAGGAGCAGCCGCCAGTTGTGCTACCTGGATTCTGCAGAAAAGATTCTTCCT TGAAATTTGCCTTGCCTGAAGAAGGACCACTTGGAGATGAAAGGGAAGAGATTGTCCACATTGCTGAGGAAGACGAACTCCAAGATGAAGTTCAGAGTcagtcttctgcttcctctgaagATTATATCATCATCCTGCCTGAGTGCTTTGATACCAGCCGCCCCCTGGGGGACTCCATGTACAGCTCTGCACTCTCACAGCCAGGCCTGGAGCGAGGGGCTGAAAGCGAACCTGGGATCGAGGCTGGGCAGGAGCCAACTGAGGCTGAAGAGAGACTCCCTGCAGGGGAGAGCCAGCCACAGGCACAGAGCATCAGTGACATCCTCACAacctcacagactctggacacAGTGCCCCTAGTCCCTGAGGTGGTAGGACTTCCACCACCACTGTCCAG GAGCTCCCCTAGTGCACAGCACGGGTCCCCAGGAGTGGATTCACCAGTTACTACCCAAGAAGTTCCTTCAGTCCCTGATCAAATCAGAGGAG AGCCCAGAGGCTCCTCAGGACTGGTAAACAGCAGACAGAAGAGCTATGACCAGTCAAG CCCATTGTTTCTGAAGATCAGACAGCAGCCCTGA